In Nocardia asteroides, a single genomic region encodes these proteins:
- a CDS encoding TetR/AcrR family transcriptional regulator: MSASLENAVSDTVETRILDAALTRFQAVGVKKTTIEDVAREAGVDRVTVYRRIGSRDDLVQAVVSREVGTVLAEIADIAERHDTIDDLVVDIFVTVIGRWRSNPLAQRMLSLEPERVVLKLTTEGATTFAMSIAATAAALQRATDRGLLASPDDPVTRAEIVCRIVHSLILAPHGSRDLSTEAELDEFARRYLVPIITG; the protein is encoded by the coding sequence GTGTCCGCCTCCCTCGAGAACGCCGTCTCCGACACCGTCGAAACGCGGATCCTGGATGCCGCGCTCACCCGCTTCCAGGCCGTCGGCGTGAAGAAGACGACGATCGAGGACGTCGCCAGGGAAGCCGGCGTCGACCGGGTCACCGTCTACCGCCGCATCGGCTCCCGCGACGACCTCGTCCAGGCCGTCGTCAGCCGCGAGGTCGGCACGGTGCTTGCGGAGATCGCCGACATCGCCGAGCGCCACGACACGATCGACGACCTGGTCGTCGACATCTTCGTCACCGTCATCGGCCGCTGGCGCAGCAATCCGCTCGCCCAGCGCATGTTGTCGCTGGAGCCCGAGCGCGTAGTCCTGAAATTGACCACCGAGGGCGCCACCACCTTCGCCATGTCCATCGCCGCCACCGCCGCCGCCCTCCAGCGCGCCACCGACCGCGGCCTGCTCGCCTCCCCCGACGACCCCGTCACCCGCGCCGAAATCGTCTGCCGCATCGTGCATTCGCTGATCCTCGCCCCGCACGGAAGTCGCGATCTGTCGACGGAAGCGGAACTCGACGAGTTCGCCCGCCGCTATCTGGTCCCGATCATCACCGGCTGA
- a CDS encoding metal-dependent hydrolase, whose protein sequence is MAETEAHAIEARDVRFDFDSVPLHYIPGEVLATHIVNVMHLVLPEGERAMAQALSEALPYIRDPRLREEVQGFVGQETTHANSHEAARRHLQSLGLDVESFVGRIGWLVDRLLGDHGLDGRAKEEWLRERLGLFAGMEHYTAVIGEWLLNADVLAEKNMHPAMLDLVRWHGAEEVEHRSVVYDAYMYLDGGYARKARTAVLAGATLLPLFIISTAYLYRKDPSPDKGRFWGSQFVGATLRGVVPSWTVFFSELPRYLRPGFHPSQLGPMDKALRYLAHSPAARAHS, encoded by the coding sequence ATGGCTGAAACAGAGGCGCACGCGATCGAGGCCCGCGATGTGCGGTTCGACTTCGATTCGGTTCCGCTGCACTACATCCCGGGTGAGGTCCTGGCCACCCACATCGTGAACGTCATGCACCTGGTGCTCCCGGAGGGGGAGCGGGCGATGGCGCAGGCGCTCAGCGAGGCGCTCCCGTACATCCGCGATCCGCGGCTGCGCGAGGAGGTGCAGGGGTTCGTGGGTCAGGAGACCACGCACGCCAACTCCCACGAGGCGGCGCGCAGGCACCTGCAGTCGCTCGGGCTGGATGTGGAGTCCTTCGTCGGCAGGATCGGCTGGCTCGTCGACCGGCTGCTCGGCGACCACGGGCTGGACGGGCGGGCGAAGGAGGAGTGGCTCAGGGAGCGGCTCGGGCTCTTCGCCGGGATGGAGCACTACACCGCGGTGATCGGGGAGTGGCTGCTGAACGCGGACGTGCTCGCCGAGAAGAACATGCACCCGGCCATGCTCGACCTGGTGCGCTGGCACGGCGCCGAGGAGGTCGAGCACCGGAGCGTGGTCTACGACGCCTACATGTACCTGGACGGCGGCTACGCGCGGAAGGCGCGCACGGCGGTGCTGGCCGGCGCGACGCTGCTGCCGCTCTTCATCATCTCGACGGCGTACCTGTACCGGAAGGATCCGTCGCCGGACAAGGGCCGGTTCTGGGGGTCGCAGTTCGTCGGCGCGACGCTGCGCGGGGTGGTGCCGAGCTGGACCGTCTTCTTCTCCGAGCTGCCGCGCTACCTGCGCCCCGGCTTCCACCCCTCGCAGCTGGGGCCGATGGACAAGGCGCTGCGCTACCTGGCGCACTCACCCGCGGCCAGGGCGCACTCGTGA
- a CDS encoding PDR/VanB family oxidoreductase, protein MDLYKQVFVAGAAAPLLSSPQPVRNSGFDRDVVVEAVERVALDVVALTLRAPDGGVLPVWRPGAHLELFLPSGRQRRYSLCGNPRDRFRYRIAVRLIPDGDGGSREVHETLRSGSALRIRGPRNAFGFVEAPSYLFIAGGIGITPILPMVRAAGGRGRLVYLGSSRNRMPFLNELPGAEVRPDDEFGPPDVAELLGKAEPGAAVYVCGPPGMLAAAQRLAFDSNPTGSLHVERFAPAPVDGGREFDLTLARTGRTVRVGATETALAAIQRVDPRVPYSCRQGFCGSCETRVLAGAVEHRDRVPAALARPDRIRPCVSRAAGDALVLDC, encoded by the coding sequence ATGGACCTCTACAAGCAGGTGTTCGTCGCGGGTGCCGCGGCGCCGCTGCTCTCCAGCCCGCAGCCGGTGCGGAACAGCGGCTTCGACCGGGACGTGGTGGTCGAGGCGGTGGAGCGGGTCGCGCTCGACGTCGTTGCGCTGACGCTGCGCGCCCCGGACGGCGGCGTGCTTCCGGTCTGGCGGCCCGGTGCGCACCTGGAGCTGTTCCTGCCCTCGGGCAGGCAGCGCCGCTACTCGCTCTGCGGCAACCCGCGCGACCGTTTCCGCTACCGGATCGCGGTGCGGCTCATCCCGGACGGCGACGGCGGCTCGCGCGAGGTGCACGAGACGCTGCGCTCCGGCTCGGCACTGCGGATTCGCGGGCCGCGCAATGCCTTCGGGTTCGTCGAGGCGCCGTCGTATCTGTTCATCGCGGGCGGTATCGGGATCACGCCGATCCTGCCGATGGTGCGGGCGGCCGGTGGCCGGGGGCGGCTGGTCTACCTGGGCAGCAGCCGAAATCGGATGCCGTTTCTGAATGAACTGCCCGGCGCCGAGGTGCGCCCGGACGACGAATTCGGCCCGCCGGACGTGGCCGAACTACTTGGCAAGGCCGAGCCCGGCGCGGCGGTATATGTCTGCGGCCCACCCGGCATGCTCGCCGCCGCGCAACGACTGGCCTTCGACAGCAACCCCACCGGGTCGCTGCACGTGGAGCGGTTCGCGCCGGCGCCGGTCGATGGCGGCCGGGAATTCGACCTCACGCTGGCGCGCACCGGCCGCACGGTCCGGGTCGGCGCCACCGAGACCGCGCTGGCGGCGATCCAGCGGGTCGACCCGCGGGTGCCGTACTCGTGCAGGCAGGGCTTCTGCGGCAGCTGCGAGACCAGGGTGCTCGCCGGAGCGGTCGAGCACCGCGACCGGGTGCCTGCCGCGCTGGCCAGGCCCGACCGAATCCGCCCGTGCGTCTCCCGCGCGGCGGGCGACGCCCTCGTACTCGACTGCTGA
- a CDS encoding flavin-containing monooxygenase has translation MEHNHVLIVGAGFGGIGLAIKLREAGFDDLAVLERAAELGGTWQANTYPGAACDVPSHLYSYSFAPNPDWSRTYGRQPEILAYLRRVAERHDVLRHIEFRTELTDARWDEEAALWRVETSRGQRTADFLISAAGVFAEAKYPNLPGLETFEGTAFHSLHWDHDHDLTGERVAVIGTGASAVQFVPEIQPRVAKLTVFQRSAPWIVPRMDRATLGAERLLLRRVPLLRRAIRAGWYTAIEGFGLVSLVDKRFRHLYEALGRFQLRRQIADPELRALVTPDYMIGCKRAIFSDAYFPALAAPNVDVVTTGIAEVRARSIVLRDGTERPVDTIVYGTGFTPTPSVYGRYIGRDGRSIAELYLDEPQSYLGIAVAGFPNFFSTLGPFGAAGNQSAIFMIESQIGYIVDALRTARRAGARRVELRPEVQTAFLAEMRRRSADTVWLTGGCDSYYTTADGANSGLYPNWSFEYRRRTSRFDIDSYEVSA, from the coding sequence ATGGAACACAACCACGTGCTGATCGTCGGTGCGGGCTTCGGCGGCATCGGGCTGGCGATCAAACTGCGCGAGGCGGGCTTCGACGACCTCGCGGTGCTGGAGCGCGCCGCCGAGCTCGGCGGCACCTGGCAGGCCAACACCTACCCGGGCGCCGCCTGCGACGTGCCCTCGCACCTGTACAGCTACTCGTTCGCGCCGAACCCGGACTGGTCGCGCACCTACGGCAGGCAGCCCGAGATCCTGGCCTACCTGCGCCGGGTCGCCGAGCGGCACGATGTGCTGCGGCACATCGAGTTCCGCACCGAGCTCACCGACGCGCGCTGGGACGAGGAGGCCGCGCTCTGGCGGGTCGAGACCTCGCGCGGGCAGCGCACCGCCGACTTCCTGATCTCGGCGGCCGGCGTCTTCGCCGAGGCCAAGTACCCGAACCTGCCCGGGCTGGAGACCTTCGAGGGCACCGCCTTCCACTCGCTGCACTGGGATCACGACCACGACCTCACCGGTGAGCGGGTCGCGGTGATCGGCACCGGCGCCTCCGCGGTGCAGTTCGTGCCGGAGATCCAGCCGCGGGTGGCGAAGCTGACGGTGTTCCAGCGCTCGGCGCCGTGGATCGTGCCCCGGATGGACCGCGCGACGCTCGGCGCGGAGCGGCTGCTGCTGCGCCGGGTGCCGCTGCTGCGCCGGGCGATCCGCGCGGGCTGGTACACCGCGATCGAGGGGTTCGGGCTGGTCTCGCTGGTGGACAAGCGGTTCCGGCACCTCTACGAGGCGCTCGGCCGGTTCCAGCTGCGCAGGCAGATCGCCGACCCGGAGCTGCGCGCCCTGGTCACCCCGGATTACATGATCGGCTGCAAGCGCGCCATCTTCTCCGACGCCTACTTCCCGGCGCTCGCCGCGCCGAACGTCGACGTGGTGACCACCGGCATCGCCGAGGTGCGGGCGCGCTCGATCGTGCTGCGGGACGGCACCGAGCGGCCGGTCGACACCATCGTCTACGGCACCGGCTTCACCCCGACCCCCAGCGTCTACGGCAGGTACATCGGCCGGGACGGGCGCAGCATCGCCGAGCTCTACCTGGACGAGCCGCAGAGCTACCTCGGCATCGCGGTGGCCGGGTTCCCGAACTTCTTCAGCACGCTCGGCCCGTTCGGGGCGGCGGGCAACCAGTCCGCCATCTTCATGATCGAGTCGCAGATCGGCTACATCGTCGACGCGCTGCGCACCGCGCGGCGGGCGGGCGCGCGGCGGGTGGAGCTGCGGCCCGAGGTGCAGACCGCGTTCCTGGCGGAGATGCGCCGCCGCAGCGCCGACACGGTCTGGCTGACCGGCGGCTGCGACAGCTACTACACCACCGCGGACGGCGCCAACTCCGGGCTCTACCCCAACTGGAGCTTCGAATACCGCCGCCGCACCAGCCGTTTCGACATCGACTCCTACGAGGTGAGCGCATGA
- a CDS encoding short-chain dehydrogenase/reductase — MIRALFRVTEPDYRVRGQVVLITGAAQGIGRELATVLHRRGAVVALADVDEVGAKAAAAALGGRAAAFGADVTDRAAMADVVERVLERFGGLDVVVANAGIVPKPATLRTMDPAVFDAVLEVNLTGAFNTVKPALEAIVASRGHVVVVSSCAAFAPGMAGSPYMISKAAVEQLGRALRVELAAHGATAGVAYFGIVDTAMTHETLDNDDLGRRVEALLPWPLNVRISGAEAARVLADGIERRAPRTTAPAGWEPYALLRGVINVALDARLSRDRGLHALLHAVEQRVRG; from the coding sequence ATGATCCGCGCACTGTTCCGGGTGACGGAGCCCGACTACCGGGTCCGCGGGCAGGTCGTCCTGATCACCGGGGCGGCGCAGGGCATCGGCCGGGAGCTGGCCACGGTGCTGCACCGGCGCGGCGCGGTCGTCGCGCTGGCCGATGTGGACGAGGTGGGCGCGAAGGCGGCGGCCGCGGCGCTCGGCGGCAGGGCCGCCGCCTTCGGCGCCGACGTCACCGACCGGGCGGCCATGGCCGACGTGGTCGAGCGGGTGCTCGAGCGGTTCGGCGGGCTGGACGTTGTGGTCGCGAACGCGGGCATCGTGCCGAAGCCCGCCACGCTGCGCACCATGGACCCCGCCGTCTTCGACGCCGTGCTCGAGGTCAACCTGACCGGCGCGTTCAACACCGTCAAGCCCGCGCTGGAGGCCATCGTGGCGAGCCGGGGGCACGTGGTGGTCGTCTCGTCCTGCGCGGCCTTCGCGCCCGGCATGGCCGGTTCGCCGTACATGATCAGCAAGGCCGCGGTGGAGCAGCTGGGCCGGGCCCTGCGGGTGGAGCTGGCCGCGCACGGCGCCACCGCGGGGGTGGCCTACTTCGGCATCGTCGACACCGCCATGACGCACGAGACGCTGGACAACGACGACCTCGGCCGCCGGGTCGAGGCGCTGCTGCCCTGGCCGCTGAACGTCAGGATCAGCGGCGCCGAGGCGGCGCGGGTGCTCGCGGACGGCATCGAGCGGCGGGCGCCGCGCACCACCGCGCCCGCGGGCTGGGAGCCGTACGCGCTGCTCCGCGGCGTGATCAACGTCGCGCTGGACGCCAGGCTGAGCAGGGACCGCGGGCTGCACGCGCTGCTGCACGCGGTGGAGCAGCGGGTGCGCGGGTAG
- a CDS encoding HIT family protein codes for MASVFSAIIAGDLPGRFVWADDEFVGFLTIAPVTQGHVLVVPRKEIDQWQDVDADVFARISGVAQTVGKAVRAAFDAPRAGLLIAGLEVPHLHVHVFPAFDMGNFDISGADPNPSAESLDEAQAKIKAALRDLGFSDNVPD; via the coding sequence ATGGCTTCCGTATTCAGCGCGATCATCGCCGGTGACCTGCCAGGGCGCTTCGTCTGGGCGGACGACGAGTTCGTCGGGTTCCTGACCATCGCGCCGGTCACCCAGGGCCACGTCCTCGTGGTGCCGCGCAAGGAGATCGACCAGTGGCAGGACGTCGACGCCGACGTCTTCGCCCGGATCAGCGGCGTCGCGCAGACCGTCGGCAAGGCCGTGCGCGCGGCCTTCGACGCGCCGCGCGCCGGGCTGCTGATCGCCGGGCTGGAGGTGCCGCACCTGCACGTGCACGTCTTCCCGGCCTTCGACATGGGCAACTTCGACATCTCCGGCGCCGACCCGAACCCGAGCGCCGAATCGCTCGACGAGGCGCAGGCGAAGATCAAGGCCGCGCTGCGCGACCTCGGCTTCTCGGACAACGTCCCGGACTGA
- a CDS encoding PH domain-containing protein, whose product MGFIDGIMGNAGSVDPARAQQEYGRLLGNGEQIYSAYILVRDAMLFTNRRLILVDKQGLSGRKVSYHSVPYRSITHFAVETAGTFDLDAELVIWISGASEPLQKKFNRQVDIYEVQGVLSHFVGV is encoded by the coding sequence ATGGGCTTCATCGACGGAATCATGGGCAACGCGGGCAGTGTGGATCCCGCACGGGCGCAGCAGGAGTACGGGCGGCTGCTCGGCAACGGCGAGCAGATCTACTCGGCCTACATCCTGGTGCGCGACGCCATGCTCTTCACCAACCGCAGGCTGATCCTGGTTGACAAGCAGGGGCTCTCCGGCCGCAAGGTGAGCTACCACAGCGTGCCGTACCGCTCGATCACACACTTCGCGGTGGAGACCGCGGGCACCTTCGACCTCGACGCCGAGCTGGTGATCTGGATCTCCGGCGCGTCCGAGCCGCTGCAGAAGAAGTTCAACCGGCAGGTCGACATCTACGAGGTGCAGGGCGTCCTGTCGCACTTCGTCGGCGTCTGA
- the purD gene encoding phosphoribosylamine--glycine ligase — MRALVIGSGAREHALALALRRDPAVTAVVVAPGNAGIAQHAELRPVDPSSGEAVAALAREIDADLVVIGPEVPLVLGVADAVRAAGIACFGPSASAARIEGSKAFAKDVMAAAGVRTAHSEIVDTPADLDAALDRFGPTWVVKDDGLAAGKGVVVTPDRLTARDHGAELLEQGHPVLLESFLDGPEVSLFCLVDGETVVPLLPAQDHKRVGDGDSGPNTGGMGAYTPLPWLPAGAVEEIVRDVVAPVAAELVRRGAAFSGLLYAGLAMGAAGPAVVEFNCRFGDPETQAVLALLESPLGELLHATATGRLAELPAPRWADGAAVTVVLAAENYPAHPRLGDVVAGAGETGPDEATVLHAGTALRDGALVSAGGRVLSVVGTGADLAAAREQAYARIGSIKLPGGHYRTDIGLGAVENRIALSSS; from the coding sequence GTGCGCGCACTCGTCATCGGTTCCGGAGCCCGTGAACACGCCCTCGCCCTCGCCCTGCGCAGGGACCCGGCGGTGACGGCGGTCGTCGTCGCGCCCGGCAACGCGGGCATCGCCCAGCACGCCGAGCTGCGGCCGGTCGACCCGTCGTCCGGGGAGGCGGTGGCGGCGCTGGCCCGCGAGATCGACGCCGACCTGGTGGTGATCGGCCCCGAGGTGCCGCTGGTGCTCGGCGTCGCCGACGCGGTGCGGGCCGCCGGGATCGCCTGCTTCGGCCCGTCGGCCTCGGCCGCGCGGATCGAGGGCTCGAAGGCGTTCGCCAAGGACGTCATGGCCGCCGCCGGGGTGCGCACCGCGCACAGCGAGATCGTGGACACCCCCGCCGATCTGGACGCCGCGCTCGACCGCTTCGGCCCCACCTGGGTGGTCAAGGACGACGGGCTGGCCGCGGGCAAGGGCGTCGTGGTGACCCCGGATCGCCTCACCGCCCGCGACCACGGCGCCGAGCTGCTGGAGCAGGGGCACCCGGTGCTGCTGGAGTCGTTCCTGGACGGGCCGGAGGTGTCGCTGTTCTGCCTGGTCGACGGGGAGACGGTGGTACCGCTGCTGCCCGCGCAGGACCACAAGCGGGTCGGCGACGGCGACAGCGGCCCGAACACCGGCGGCATGGGCGCCTACACGCCGCTGCCCTGGCTGCCAGCGGGCGCGGTCGAGGAGATCGTGCGCGACGTGGTCGCGCCGGTCGCTGCCGAGCTGGTGCGCCGGGGCGCGGCCTTCTCCGGGCTGCTCTACGCCGGGCTCGCCATGGGCGCGGCCGGGCCCGCCGTCGTCGAATTCAACTGCCGCTTCGGCGATCCGGAGACCCAGGCGGTGCTCGCGCTGCTGGAGAGCCCGCTCGGCGAGCTGCTGCACGCCACCGCCACCGGGCGGCTCGCGGAGCTGCCCGCGCCGCGCTGGGCCGACGGCGCCGCGGTGACCGTCGTGCTCGCCGCCGAGAACTACCCCGCGCACCCCCGGCTCGGCGACGTCGTCGCCGGGGCGGGCGAGACCGGCCCGGACGAGGCGACCGTGCTGCACGCCGGGACCGCGCTGCGCGACGGTGCGCTGGTCTCGGCCGGTGGCCGGGTGCTGAGCGTGGTCGGCACCGGCGCCGACCTGGCCGCCGCGCGGGAGCAGGCGTACGCGCGGATCGGCTCGATCAAGCTGCCCGGCGGCCACTACCGCACGGATATCGGGCTCGGCGCGGTCGAGAACCGGATCGCGCTCAGTTCAAGCTGA
- a CDS encoding M23 family metallopeptidase: MDDEARRPRLDRAGGTVIVPPDRRKRWRRGKSSAPESAENGAGGPAENGAGGQAENGAAVTAPDGSGAEHDNVLAADLAAGATAPRLRDRDPHAWAGRSTLATLRHDAAATLREAPTPRELWQRRPTRDELRTRAKDHRYLIAGVLVIAVLATGDAANNGAVVNRPLAPGEAQRVALPYPPQVQTSTPSIRRLLDAVANGERLREQAVVAAAARATLERARAEAAAAAAGEAVPWLTTGVAPVPGSTPGSVIPGPGGIVLPARGLFTSGFGSRWGTMHQGIDIAGPIGSPIYAVADGTVIDAGPAQGFGLWVRIRHDDGTISVYGHMYDFFVSVGERVPAGMQIARIGNRGDSTGPHLHFEVIEGGQHVDPQRWFALRGLSLN; encoded by the coding sequence ATGGACGATGAGGCGCGCCGCCCCCGCCTCGACCGCGCCGGGGGCACCGTGATCGTCCCGCCGGACCGGCGGAAGCGGTGGCGGCGGGGGAAGTCGTCTGCGCCGGAGTCGGCGGAGAACGGGGCCGGGGGCCCGGCGGAGAACGGGGCCGGGGGTCAGGCGGAGAACGGGGCGGCGGTCACGGCGCCCGACGGCTCCGGCGCGGAGCACGACAACGTGCTCGCGGCAGACCTCGCCGCGGGCGCGACGGCCCCGCGCCTGCGCGACCGCGACCCGCACGCCTGGGCGGGCCGGTCCACCCTGGCGACCCTGCGGCACGACGCCGCCGCGACCCTGCGCGAGGCGCCGACCCCCCGCGAACTCTGGCAGCGCCGCCCCACCCGCGACGAACTGCGCACCCGTGCCAAGGACCACCGCTACCTCATCGCGGGGGTGCTGGTGATCGCCGTCCTGGCGACCGGCGACGCCGCGAACAACGGCGCCGTCGTGAACCGCCCGCTCGCCCCCGGCGAGGCCCAGCGCGTCGCGCTCCCCTACCCCCCGCAGGTCCAGACCTCGACCCCGTCGATCCGCCGCCTCCTCGACGCCGTCGCCAACGGCGAGCGGCTGCGCGAACAGGCCGTGGTCGCCGCCGCCGCCCGCGCCACCCTGGAGCGCGCCCGCGCCGAGGCCGCCGCGGCCGCCGCTGGCGAAGCGGTCCCCTGGCTCACCACCGGCGTCGCCCCGGTCCCCGGCAGCACCCCCGGCTCGGTGATCCCCGGCCCCGGCGGCATCGTCCTGCCCGCGCGCGGGCTTTTCACCAGCGGTTTCGGCTCCCGCTGGGGCACCATGCACCAGGGCATCGACATCGCGGGCCCGATCGGCTCACCGATCTACGCGGTCGCCGACGGCACCGTGATCGACGCGGGCCCGGCCCAGGGCTTCGGCCTCTGGGTGCGAATCAGGCACGACGACGGCACCATCTCCGTCTACGGCCACATGTACGACTTCTTCGTCTCGGTCGGCGAGCGGGTGCCCGCGGGCATGCAGATCGCCCGGATCGGCAACCGCGGCGACTCCACCGGCCCGCACCTGCACTTCGAGGTGATCGAGGGCGGCCAGCACGTCGACCCGCAGCGCTGGTTCGCGCTCCGCGGCCTCAGCTTGAACTGA
- a CDS encoding pyridoxal phosphate-dependent aminotransferase, which produces MSMQSRRSTIPPFYVMDVWKAAAARARSHGDVLVLAAGQPSTPAPAPVLRATGAALGTELLGYTETFGILPLREAIAEHHATTYGYPVDPDDVVVTTGSSGAFTLLFLAAFDPGDTVVVARPGYPAYRNTLTALGCRVLELDCGEQTRFQPTVAMLAALPEPPAGLVVASPANPTGTMIDPAELAALARWCEANGTLLISDEIYHGITYEDSIGGTSSAWETSREAVVIGSVSKYFSMTGWRLGWMLAPAGLRPALQRLASNMTVCPPAISQYAAVHAFGAEAKQELDGHVRRYAVNRKLLLEGLPKIGITDLAPADGAFYAYADVGHHTRDSLAWCAEVLAHTGVALAPGLDFDTARGHRTVRFSFAGATADIEGALARLGPFLTR; this is translated from the coding sequence GTGTCCATGCAATCGCGCCGGTCGACCATCCCCCCTTTCTACGTCATGGACGTCTGGAAGGCCGCAGCCGCGCGCGCCCGCAGCCACGGTGACGTGCTGGTACTCGCCGCGGGGCAGCCATCGACCCCCGCCCCGGCTCCGGTGCTGCGCGCCACCGGAGCCGCGCTCGGCACCGAGCTCCTCGGCTACACCGAGACCTTCGGCATCCTGCCGCTGCGCGAAGCCATCGCCGAGCACCACGCGACCACCTACGGCTACCCCGTCGACCCGGACGACGTCGTGGTGACCACCGGCTCCTCCGGCGCCTTCACCCTGCTCTTCCTCGCCGCCTTCGACCCGGGCGACACGGTGGTGGTGGCCCGCCCCGGCTACCCCGCCTACCGCAACACCCTCACCGCGCTCGGCTGCCGGGTGCTGGAGCTGGACTGCGGCGAGCAGACCAGGTTCCAGCCGACGGTCGCCATGCTCGCGGCGCTGCCCGAGCCCCCCGCCGGGCTGGTGGTCGCGAGCCCGGCCAACCCCACCGGCACCATGATCGACCCGGCCGAGCTGGCCGCGCTCGCCCGCTGGTGCGAGGCGAACGGCACCCTGCTGATCTCGGACGAGATCTACCACGGCATCACCTACGAGGACAGCATCGGCGGCACCTCGTCGGCCTGGGAGACCTCGAGGGAAGCTGTGGTGATCGGCTCGGTGTCGAAGTACTTCTCGATGACCGGCTGGCGGCTCGGCTGGATGCTCGCCCCCGCCGGGCTGCGCCCCGCGCTGCAGCGGCTGGCCTCGAACATGACGGTCTGCCCGCCCGCGATCTCGCAGTACGCGGCGGTGCACGCCTTCGGCGCGGAGGCGAAGCAGGAGCTCGACGGCCACGTGCGGCGCTACGCCGTGAACCGGAAACTGCTGCTGGAGGGGTTGCCGAAGATCGGGATCACCGATCTGGCCCCGGCCGACGGCGCCTTCTACGCCTACGCCGACGTCGGGCACCACACCAGGGATTCGCTGGCCTGGTGCGCGGAGGTGCTCGCGCACACCGGCGTCGCGCTGGCGCCGGGGCTCGATTTCGACACCGCGCGCGGGCACCGCACCGTTCGCTTCTCGTTCGCGGGCGCCACCGCCGACATCGAGGGGGCGCTGGCCCGGCTCGGCCCCTTCCTGACGCGCTGA
- a CDS encoding TetR/AcrR family transcriptional regulator: MITATTPKGERRRQALVAAAADLLLEGGFEAVRHRSVATRADLPLASTTYYFESLEDLIARAVEFAGNTEVDGMRRRVGEVSHRRRGAEATVDLVLDLLIGPEGTDDGARGRLIARYERSVASARHPELRGVQLRLRQQLDELLADVLRRSDRVVRQEQLRRLVAVVDGAVVAALGEMNPEPRRAARGALLEVIDIVAPPTSQQPDRLRSLD; encoded by the coding sequence GTGATAACCGCGACGACCCCGAAAGGCGAACGGCGTCGCCAGGCTCTGGTCGCAGCCGCCGCAGACCTCCTGCTCGAAGGCGGTTTCGAGGCGGTGCGGCACCGATCGGTCGCAACCCGCGCCGACCTGCCACTGGCATCGACGACGTATTACTTCGAATCCCTCGAGGATCTGATCGCGCGCGCGGTCGAGTTCGCGGGCAACACCGAAGTCGACGGCATGCGCAGGCGGGTCGGCGAGGTGAGCCACCGCCGCCGCGGCGCGGAGGCGACCGTCGACCTGGTGCTCGACCTGCTGATCGGCCCGGAGGGCACCGACGACGGCGCGCGCGGCAGGCTGATCGCCCGCTACGAGCGTTCGGTCGCCTCCGCCAGGCACCCCGAGCTACGCGGCGTGCAGCTCCGACTACGCCAGCAGCTCGACGAGCTGCTCGCCGACGTGCTGCGCCGCTCCGACCGGGTGGTCAGGCAGGAGCAGCTGCGCAGGCTGGTCGCGGTGGTGGACGGCGCGGTGGTCGCCGCGCTCGGCGAGATGAACCCGGAGCCGCGCCGGGCGGCCCGCGGCGCGCTGCTCGAGGTGATCGACATCGTCGCCCCGCCGACGTCCCAGCAGCCCGATCGGCTCCGGTCACTAGACTGA